In Thermococcus stetteri, the following proteins share a genomic window:
- a CDS encoding dihydroorotase, giving the protein MHELVLSGKFVLNGEIVRGSIGIDNGVIKEISRRDIKGEKTIFLKNEVILPGLVDTHVHLRDFEQKEKETVESGTKASVHGGITAVFDMPNTKPPVMDSETFKKRLNILKKQAYSDYAVGFLLAGNCGEASRVRADFYKIFMGASTGGIFSEDFEGDYSCAPDIVSVHAEDPEIINKNPNRPPEAEIRAINKALNAAEKLGKPLNICHVSTAGGVEAIIEKSLPWVSFEVTPHHLFLTKRDFEKNPLLKVYPPLRSEEHRKALWKNFSRIPIIASDHAPHTLEDKKNGAAGIPGLESEVALLLDAVNRGLMTIFDIVEKMHDNPVRFFGIRGRDFEPGNEATFTIVDPKREWEVRPEEFYTKAKWSPWERKTLKGKVVMTVIRGKVVMEDDEIIGKPEGVRLDVQGGNH; this is encoded by the coding sequence ATGCACGAGCTGGTTCTATCCGGGAAGTTCGTACTGAACGGGGAGATAGTTAGAGGGAGCATAGGTATCGACAACGGTGTTATCAAGGAGATCTCCCGGAGAGACATTAAGGGTGAAAAGACCATATTTCTCAAAAATGAAGTCATACTGCCCGGTCTCGTAGACACACACGTCCACCTAAGGGACTTCGAGCAGAAGGAAAAGGAGACCGTAGAGAGCGGTACAAAGGCCTCCGTTCATGGAGGAATAACGGCAGTCTTCGACATGCCGAACACGAAGCCACCAGTTATGGACTCAGAAACCTTCAAAAAAAGACTGAACATTCTCAAAAAACAAGCTTACTCAGATTATGCAGTAGGCTTCCTCCTCGCCGGGAACTGCGGGGAAGCGTCCAGAGTAAGGGCGGATTTCTACAAGATTTTTATGGGAGCCTCGACCGGGGGGATATTCTCTGAGGACTTTGAAGGTGACTACTCCTGTGCCCCTGACATCGTCAGCGTTCATGCAGAAGACCCAGAGATAATAAATAAGAATCCCAACCGACCTCCTGAGGCCGAAATCAGAGCGATAAACAAAGCCCTTAATGCCGCTGAAAAGCTGGGGAAGCCACTCAACATATGTCACGTCTCAACCGCGGGTGGGGTTGAGGCAATAATCGAAAAGAGCCTTCCCTGGGTGAGCTTTGAGGTAACTCCCCATCACCTATTCCTCACGAAAAGGGACTTCGAGAAGAACCCCCTGCTCAAGGTCTACCCGCCGCTGAGGAGCGAGGAACACAGGAAAGCCCTCTGGAAAAACTTCTCAAGGATTCCAATAATAGCGAGCGACCACGCACCGCACACCCTTGAGGACAAGAAGAACGGGGCCGCCGGAATTCCAGGGCTGGAGAGCGAGGTAGCGCTCCTTCTGGATGCAGTGAACAGGGGTCTCATGACAATATTCGACATCGTTGAGAAGATGCACGACAACCCCGTGAGGTTCTTTGGAATCAGGGGGAGGGATTTTGAACCCGGCAACGAGGCGACCTTCACAATAGTTGATCCAAAGAGGGAGTGGGAAGTCAGGCCAGAGGAGTTCTACACAAAAGCCAAATGGAGTCCCTGGGAGAGAAAAACGTTGAAAGGAAAGGTCGTGATGACCGTTATCAGAGGAAAAGTGGTTATGGAAGACGATGAAATTATAGGAAAGCCGGAGGGGGTAAGGCTGGATGTACAGGGTGGTAACCATTGA
- a CDS encoding ABC transporter substrate-binding protein, with product MNRKVLGLFVMGLMLLSTFYVAKPASAAEVPGDTLKIVYLAAQGSLFMGVFNPSPDGMTDVYTNRVWYFLNDAAIVTGPDAQRHGYRCQLVDVKYNVQVPDSAIIWNGTSKKWESPYAGQEAKSAVTWKCGLGTWVDGHKITLADYLFSYAMDWEWAYQNGEDDKYYNENWGNSLQGTLESVMGIKVDKLTDEYIEYTVYQDYVVPYSEWATALNYMVKPGFPWQVYYTVSKMVAEGVNGKVFDWSTQPTDGYQLDMIDPDQAPYFKAEAQAILNSGELIPVWLSSNLADYLQKWGISKEQAGLTDDMAKVGYENIIKWVDNYKNILIGDGPYYVEKYDPKAMTVVLKLANNKRIGYPGEVNGQKIPFEPFWKEIDIYGSLNDDTAVLAVAKGEYDLYWYARPYNKLAKAIEEYGDQVNPIKTIAVWWSLDLNLVGDPQTGLVNSSGTEKFNPFAIREVRYAMNWLVNRQYIVSQILQGSGAPLFGAEVSGQVDAYTNYIKVAKALSITAQGDENYALKLIDEGMNKAAQALAAKGHKLQKKDGKWYFDGEPVTVSVIARVEDERVDEGKYIAQLLERAGFQVNLLQWQRSQASKAVYQGDPSTLQWHVYTEGWVVSGIQDVASLAWDFWYFDIYVVPNMGTDYHNPITVRDLVNVIAGGDVNKFIQTLDLKYYNTPDKLNDIMDWTGYDLASVLPYAKWTGPNNVTVSLKSLDQFWDLFKLAYGAHIYNAPRVYTAETWNFFLTNKRIQAVMVDPISGVGGFLGARSLAPAQATTTSTTTTQTTTTSTTTTTTTTSSPSTSTGGGGICGPAFLVGLAVVPLLLRRRK from the coding sequence ATGAATAGGAAAGTCCTAGGCCTGTTCGTTATGGGCCTGATGTTGTTGAGCACCTTCTACGTGGCCAAGCCAGCGAGTGCAGCTGAAGTGCCAGGAGACACCCTCAAAATAGTCTACCTTGCCGCTCAGGGAAGCCTCTTCATGGGCGTCTTCAACCCCTCACCAGACGGAATGACCGACGTTTACACCAACCGTGTCTGGTACTTCCTCAACGATGCTGCCATTGTCACGGGTCCCGATGCCCAGAGGCACGGATACAGGTGCCAGCTCGTTGACGTTAAGTACAACGTTCAGGTTCCCGACAGTGCTATCATCTGGAACGGAACCTCCAAGAAGTGGGAGTCCCCATACGCTGGTCAGGAGGCCAAGAGCGCCGTCACCTGGAAGTGCGGTCTTGGAACTTGGGTTGACGGCCACAAGATAACCCTCGCTGACTACCTTTTCTCATACGCTATGGACTGGGAGTGGGCCTACCAGAACGGTGAGGACGACAAGTACTACAACGAGAACTGGGGCAACTCCCTCCAGGGCACCCTTGAGAGCGTAATGGGTATAAAGGTTGACAAGCTTACCGACGAGTACATTGAGTACACTGTCTACCAGGACTACGTCGTCCCGTACAGCGAGTGGGCAACTGCACTCAACTACATGGTCAAGCCGGGCTTCCCATGGCAGGTCTACTACACCGTCAGCAAGATGGTCGCCGAGGGCGTCAACGGTAAGGTCTTCGATTGGAGCACCCAGCCGACCGATGGCTACCAGCTCGACATGATCGACCCGGATCAGGCCCCGTATTTCAAGGCCGAGGCTCAGGCCATACTCAACAGCGGAGAGCTCATCCCGGTCTGGCTGAGCAGCAACCTCGCCGACTACCTCCAGAAGTGGGGCATCAGCAAGGAGCAGGCTGGCCTCACCGACGACATGGCCAAGGTTGGTTATGAGAACATCATCAAGTGGGTTGACAACTACAAGAACATCCTCATCGGCGACGGTCCGTACTATGTTGAGAAGTACGACCCGAAGGCTATGACCGTCGTCCTTAAGCTCGCCAACAACAAGAGGATTGGTTATCCGGGCGAGGTCAACGGTCAGAAGATACCGTTTGAGCCGTTCTGGAAGGAGATTGACATCTACGGTAGCCTCAACGATGACACTGCAGTCCTTGCCGTTGCCAAGGGTGAGTACGACCTCTACTGGTACGCAAGGCCCTACAACAAGCTTGCCAAGGCTATCGAGGAGTACGGTGACCAGGTCAACCCGATAAAGACCATCGCCGTCTGGTGGAGCCTCGACCTCAACCTCGTCGGCGACCCGCAGACCGGCCTCGTTAACTCCTCCGGAACCGAGAAGTTCAACCCGTTCGCCATCAGGGAAGTCAGGTACGCCATGAACTGGCTCGTCAACAGGCAGTACATCGTCAGCCAGATCCTCCAGGGTAGCGGTGCTCCGCTCTTCGGTGCCGAGGTCAGCGGTCAGGTTGACGCTTACACCAACTACATAAAGGTCGCCAAGGCCCTCAGTATCACTGCCCAGGGTGACGAGAACTACGCCCTCAAGCTCATCGACGAGGGCATGAACAAGGCCGCCCAGGCCCTCGCTGCCAAGGGCCACAAGCTCCAGAAGAAGGATGGCAAGTGGTACTTCGACGGTGAGCCGGTTACCGTCAGCGTCATCGCCCGTGTTGAGGACGAGAGGGTTGACGAGGGTAAGTACATCGCCCAGCTCCTTGAGAGGGCCGGCTTCCAGGTTAACCTTCTCCAGTGGCAGAGGAGCCAGGCCAGCAAGGCCGTCTACCAGGGCGACCCGAGCACTCTCCAGTGGCACGTCTACACTGAGGGTTGGGTCGTCAGCGGAATACAGGACGTCGCCAGCCTTGCCTGGGACTTCTGGTACTTCGACATCTACGTCGTCCCGAACATGGGTACTGACTACCACAACCCGATCACCGTCAGGGACCTCGTTAACGTCATCGCCGGTGGCGACGTTAACAAGTTCATCCAGACTCTTGACCTCAAGTACTACAACACCCCGGACAAGCTCAACGACATAATGGACTGGACCGGCTACGACCTCGCCAGCGTCCTTCCGTACGCCAAGTGGACCGGCCCGAACAACGTCACCGTCTCACTCAAGAGCCTCGACCAGTTCTGGGACCTCTTCAAGCTCGCCTACGGTGCACACATCTACAACGCTCCGCGTGTCTACACCGCCGAGACCTGGAACTTCTTCCTGACCAACAAGAGGATCCAGGCCGTCATGGTTGACCCGATCAGCGGTGTCGGTGGCTTCCTCGGCGCCAGGAGCCTTGCTCCGGCCCAGGCCACGACCACCAGCACAACCACAACCCAGACCACGACCACAAGCACTACTACAACGACCACCACTACAAGCAGCCCATCAACCAGCACTGGTGGAGGAGGCATCTGCGGTCCGGCTTTCCTCGTCGGCCTCGCAGTAGTCCCGCTCCTCCTCAGGAGGAGGAAGTGA
- a CDS encoding ABC transporter permease, which translates to MGMSFGKYVAYRLVNAIIILFLAVLLMSALFTKLATIQLTSQVDEEVQMWVRGYTQQHHQQPTKEMIESYRESRIKYYRLDQPYWKMMWMYTIDTFFFKWGNSFVKVFGTTDIISQIKTALARTVLLFTTSEIFIILIGLSLGLKSARHPGSLLDRTISILAMIASSLPMWWVGMLMILLFVVYLGWLPITLYSQVEVSGWANILKKMSLPVLTIVLVSFGGWAWTTRNIMIGTMQEDFIMVARAKGVPERRIIYGHALKAAAPPIITMVIFGLIGSLGGAIITEIVFNWPGMGRLYYEALQLNAVRTMMALNYMFAVLTVLSMVLADILYAYLDPRIRIGAAARS; encoded by the coding sequence ATGGGAATGAGTTTCGGAAAATACGTGGCGTACAGGCTTGTAAACGCAATAATAATCCTATTCCTGGCGGTTCTATTAATGTCCGCCCTCTTCACTAAGCTGGCCACAATCCAGCTGACTTCTCAGGTGGACGAGGAAGTACAGATGTGGGTTCGTGGCTATACCCAGCAGCACCACCAGCAGCCCACGAAGGAGATGATAGAGAGCTACCGCGAGTCGAGGATCAAGTACTACCGCCTCGACCAGCCCTACTGGAAGATGATGTGGATGTATACAATTGACACGTTCTTCTTCAAATGGGGCAATTCATTCGTCAAGGTCTTTGGAACAACGGACATCATAAGCCAGATCAAGACGGCACTTGCAAGGACGGTGCTCCTCTTCACGACGTCGGAGATATTCATCATCCTCATAGGCCTCTCGCTCGGTCTAAAGAGCGCCCGCCACCCGGGAAGCCTGCTCGACAGGACGATATCCATACTGGCAATGATAGCCTCGAGCCTCCCGATGTGGTGGGTAGGAATGCTCATGATACTCCTCTTCGTTGTCTACCTCGGCTGGCTCCCAATAACGCTCTACTCCCAGGTTGAGGTCTCTGGATGGGCCAACATACTGAAGAAGATGAGCCTTCCGGTCCTCACCATAGTCCTCGTCTCCTTCGGAGGATGGGCCTGGACGACCAGAAACATCATGATCGGTACAATGCAGGAAGACTTCATCATGGTCGCTAGGGCAAAGGGTGTCCCTGAGAGGAGGATAATCTACGGACACGCCCTCAAGGCAGCGGCTCCCCCGATCATCACCATGGTCATCTTCGGACTCATTGGTTCCCTTGGAGGTGCAATAATCACTGAGATCGTCTTCAACTGGCCGGGAATGGGCCGTCTCTACTACGAGGCACTCCAGCTCAACGCGGTCAGGACTATGATGGCCCTCAACTACATGTTCGCCGTCCTCACAGTCCTGTCAATGGTCCTCGCGGACATACTCTACGCGTACCTTGACCCGAGGATCAGGATTGGTGCAGCCGCACGCTCGTGA
- a CDS encoding ABC transporter permease has product MRWVDFKDSVKRFWSEYKHQKSGMLGLIFLIILLVLGIAAPYLTSPDMPKQWQTGEAWIVNPKNAPPSWENVFSNQKLADQKVYTIHDMKVAESKNGSYKVYTLTFTYNMDYDIPPKDIVITGLKSNASRPQDNPLISVYVERPAEQGAKVEKFLLLPDTQLPSKGVLHLSYLKEVKTLLFYWLYENGIVKLPMAPPEALPMEIKLMQINQQIQLDSKLYGYFQSMDPMRVLFGALTENGQLRTLDQVINDPKALKGNYKFTIVIKAPENIKVDLSNFEVAMVGRTFGILGTDQYGRPIGVGLLWGIRVAIAIGLAVSISSVVIGILIGVTSAYLGGWADEVIQRITEFFMTLPVLPMLILLSLYFGGRITLKQLVLILVIFGWMGTTKVARSMALQIKEQTYIEAARALGASTGRIVFRHIVPQLLPYAFASIALSVPGAILSEAGLSFLGLTSNNMITWGQMLNVAQQNGATLNGYWWQVIPPGLAIALVGLIFVLIGVSLDTVLNPKLKRA; this is encoded by the coding sequence ATGAGATGGGTTGACTTTAAAGACAGCGTCAAGAGGTTTTGGAGCGAATACAAGCACCAGAAGAGCGGAATGCTTGGCCTCATATTCCTCATTATCCTCCTAGTCTTGGGCATAGCTGCGCCTTACCTCACAAGTCCGGACATGCCCAAGCAGTGGCAAACGGGTGAGGCCTGGATCGTCAATCCAAAGAACGCTCCTCCTTCATGGGAGAACGTCTTCTCGAACCAGAAACTCGCCGATCAAAAAGTGTATACAATACACGACATGAAGGTTGCAGAGAGTAAGAACGGTAGCTACAAGGTGTACACCCTCACATTTACCTATAATATGGATTATGACATTCCCCCGAAGGATATCGTCATAACCGGACTGAAATCCAACGCAAGCAGACCGCAGGACAACCCGCTGATCTCAGTGTACGTTGAGAGGCCCGCGGAGCAGGGTGCTAAGGTTGAGAAGTTTCTCCTGCTCCCCGACACCCAGCTCCCCAGCAAAGGTGTGCTCCATCTCTCATACCTAAAGGAAGTTAAGACCCTCCTCTTTTACTGGCTCTACGAGAATGGCATTGTCAAGCTTCCAATGGCCCCGCCAGAGGCTCTCCCCATGGAGATTAAGCTCATGCAGATCAACCAGCAGATACAGCTCGACAGCAAGCTCTACGGATACTTCCAGTCAATGGATCCGATGAGGGTTCTCTTCGGTGCCCTCACCGAGAACGGACAGCTCCGCACCCTCGACCAGGTCATAAACGATCCAAAAGCACTCAAGGGCAACTACAAGTTCACAATTGTCATAAAGGCCCCGGAGAACATCAAGGTTGATCTCAGTAACTTCGAAGTTGCTATGGTCGGTAGGACGTTCGGCATTCTTGGAACTGACCAGTACGGCAGGCCAATAGGTGTCGGCCTCCTGTGGGGTATCCGTGTCGCCATAGCAATAGGTCTAGCGGTTTCTATAAGCTCCGTCGTCATTGGAATTCTCATAGGAGTTACCAGCGCCTACCTCGGTGGCTGGGCCGATGAGGTCATCCAGAGGATAACAGAGTTCTTCATGACCCTCCCAGTACTGCCGATGCTCATCCTGCTCTCCCTGTACTTCGGAGGAAGGATCACACTGAAACAGCTGGTGTTGATCCTTGTCATATTCGGATGGATGGGTACGACGAAGGTCGCTAGAAGTATGGCACTGCAGATCAAGGAGCAGACCTACATTGAAGCCGCTAGGGCACTCGGTGCGAGCACCGGCAGGATAGTCTTCAGGCACATAGTCCCACAGCTCCTGCCATATGCGTTCGCGAGCATAGCCCTCAGCGTTCCGGGTGCCATCCTCAGCGAGGCTGGTCTGAGCTTCCTTGGCCTGACGAGCAACAACATGATCACGTGGGGTCAGATGCTTAACGTCGCCCAGCAGAACGGTGCGACGCTCAACGGCTACTGGTGGCAGGTCATTCCGCCGGGGCTGGCAATAGCGCTCGTGGGACTGATATTCGTCCTGATAGGTGTCTCGCTCGACACCGTGCTCAATCCGAAGCTCAAGCGCGCATGA